Proteins found in one Seonamhaeicola sp. S2-3 genomic segment:
- a CDS encoding retroviral-like aspartic protease family protein, translating to MKKTISFFLILFFVSNAFSQKVIEMEKINGVYQIPCKVNGIPMKFIFDTGASDVSISYIEAGFLLKQGLLKESDFIGSINYKIASGEIQEGTKIKLKSIEIGGTILTDINATIVHNLEAPLLLGQTAINKIGTYTIKENLLIFNDNKKVLATGGNDDDFSIAINFLVKENLTEFISTSKLKTNPDIKNLIIELDSLSTLKNRNNTITQYQLGAAYMKLYHEMVQVIDKSKAKELFYKSVSLLEQGCNNKNEDACYELGENYSFAVVKNGTIDIEKSIYWYKKGANLGNSLTSSACSHSLGQHYKNSGKDDEAFYWFHKAAVAGQYASYSQVGDCYYYGEGVSKDYKKALYWYEKGVSPDYKKMGDIFYYGGYGITKDLKKASEYYEMGAVSRNNSPIFYGCNSMLGQMYYFGEHFKMDKRKAFLHYEIDALKKGNEHAYYMMGLMTSNGEGTLTDKKKGFKYYYEAAYRGHPAAQYQVGVSYYYGYGTTIDKVKSASWIKKSFENGYEKAKEFWEERQLWKYNED from the coding sequence ATGAAAAAAACAATATCTTTCTTTTTAATACTATTTTTCGTTTCAAATGCCTTTTCTCAAAAGGTAATAGAAATGGAGAAAATAAATGGAGTCTATCAAATACCATGCAAAGTCAATGGTATTCCAATGAAATTTATTTTTGACACCGGAGCTTCTGATGTATCTATATCTTATATTGAGGCCGGTTTTTTATTAAAACAAGGGTTGTTAAAGGAGAGTGATTTTATTGGTAGTATTAATTATAAAATTGCAAGTGGAGAAATTCAAGAAGGAACTAAAATTAAGCTAAAGTCAATAGAAATTGGTGGAACTATTTTAACTGATATTAATGCAACGATAGTACACAATCTTGAAGCACCTTTACTATTAGGTCAAACAGCAATTAATAAAATAGGAACATATACAATTAAAGAAAACCTATTAATTTTTAATGACAATAAAAAAGTGTTGGCAACAGGAGGAAATGATGACGATTTTTCAATAGCGATTAATTTTTTAGTTAAAGAAAATTTAACCGAATTTATATCGACTTCAAAGCTAAAAACCAATCCAGATATTAAAAATTTGATAATAGAATTAGATTCTCTGTCTACATTAAAAAATAGAAATAACACTATTACACAATACCAGTTAGGTGCTGCTTACATGAAACTTTATCATGAGATGGTTCAAGTAATTGATAAATCAAAGGCAAAAGAACTTTTTTACAAAAGTGTTTCTTTGCTAGAACAAGGATGTAATAATAAGAATGAGGATGCCTGTTATGAACTTGGTGAAAATTATAGTTTTGCTGTTGTTAAAAATGGTACAATAGACATTGAAAAATCAATATATTGGTATAAAAAGGGAGCTAATTTAGGAAACTCTCTTACAAGTTCGGCCTGTTCTCATTCACTTGGACAACATTACAAAAATTCAGGTAAAGATGATGAGGCTTTTTATTGGTTCCATAAAGCTGCTGTTGCTGGACAATATGCCTCATACAGTCAAGTAGGCGATTGTTATTATTATGGTGAAGGCGTTTCAAAAGATTATAAAAAGGCACTATATTGGTATGAAAAAGGAGTTTCGCCAGACTATAAAAAAATGGGAGATATATTTTATTATGGTGGTTATGGTATAACAAAGGATTTAAAAAAAGCTTCAGAATATTATGAAATGGGAGCTGTAAGCCGAAACAATTCCCCCATTTTTTATGGTTGCAATTCTATGTTGGGTCAGATGTATTATTTCGGTGAACATTTTAAAATGGATAAAAGAAAAGCTTTCTTACATTACGAAATTGATGCTCTAAAAAAAGGGAATGAACATGCCTATTATATGATGGGTCTCATGACTAGTAACGGAGAAGGAACATTAACCGATAAAAAAAAAGGTTTCAAGTATTATTACGAAGCTGCTTATAGAGGACATCCAGCGGCTCAATATCAAGTTGGTGTCTCTTATTACTATGGATATGGCACAACTATAGATAAGGTAAAATCTGCATCTTGGATTAAAAAATCATTTGAGAATGGGTATGAAAAAGCTAAGGAATTTTGGGAGGAAAGGCAATTATGGAAATATAATGAAGATTAA
- a CDS encoding DUF6694 family lipoprotein, which translates to MKKRILFAILTSILIVSCQKKIDGSTEESMKKSIEEINESLDESKKEEFQESMQLMMFNGLELADLMKEDGAENMANDFKTRVDGMTAEDIIEEGKKIKKQIEQKKKEQAKSEILELYSARENAEKDKQMLSKFEVKRSRFYIRKSGTYYITKEPIIELTVKNGTDQAVSRAYFTGTLASPERTIPWIKDDFNYEISGGLEPGEEVTWYLAPNMFSDWGEVDAPKDAILTVEVTQLDGANGDELYSTNNFGEDEQERLEELLKSYPEFAK; encoded by the coding sequence ATGAAGAAAAGAATACTATTTGCAATTTTAACTTCCATTTTAATTGTATCGTGTCAAAAGAAAATTGATGGCTCGACTGAAGAATCAATGAAAAAGTCAATTGAAGAAATAAATGAATCGCTTGATGAATCGAAAAAAGAGGAATTTCAAGAATCAATGCAATTAATGATGTTTAACGGACTTGAATTGGCTGATTTAATGAAAGAAGATGGAGCGGAAAATATGGCTAATGACTTTAAAACGAGAGTAGACGGAATGACAGCAGAGGACATCATTGAGGAAGGAAAGAAAATCAAAAAGCAAATTGAACAGAAGAAAAAAGAACAAGCGAAATCAGAAATACTAGAACTTTATTCAGCAAGAGAAAATGCAGAAAAGGACAAACAAATGCTTTCGAAATTTGAAGTTAAGCGCTCACGATTTTACATCAGAAAAAGTGGGACTTATTATATAACTAAAGAACCGATTATAGAATTGACTGTAAAAAATGGAACTGACCAAGCAGTTTCCCGAGCTTATTTTACTGGAACATTGGCAAGTCCAGAAAGAACGATACCTTGGATTAAAGATGATTTCAATTATGAAATTTCTGGCGGTCTTGAACCTGGAGAAGAAGTAACTTGGTATTTAGCACCGAATATGTTTAGTGATTGGGGCGAAGTTGATGCACCTAAAGACGCTATTTTAACTGTAGAAGTTACACAACTTGATGGTGCCAATGGTGATGAATTGTATTCTACAAATAATTTTGGCGAAGATGAACAAGAAAGACTTGAAGAGCTGTTGAAATCTTATCCTGAATTTGCGAAATAA